The genomic stretch CAAACCCAGAAGCTTGTGCTCACACAGAAGATAAGACAGGCTCTGGAAATTCTCCAATTACCATCAATTGATCTTGAAAACCTCATAAGGAAAGAACTTCAGGAGAATCCGCTCCTGGAAAAGGAAGTTAATCAACAAAAGGAGCCGGAGAAAACAGATGATGGTAAATCTCAGAAATCCGAGGCTGATTCCTGGGATGAGGAGCCATCCAGAAGTGACAGTGTGGAATCCGACCCGCTGGATATTCTCAAGCGCATTGAGGAGCATACAGGCGAGTACACACACAACTCCAGACAGACTGATGATGATTCATGGACACCTGAACCGCCAAGTGAACTTACGCTTTCCGAATATCTTCTTCAGCAGGTTTATGCACTCATGCTTCCAGATAATTTAGAAGATGCTGTAGTCTATATCGTTTATTCTCTGAACAGACATGGGCTGCTTTTTCTGACAGAACAGGAACTTGAATCCGGTTGGAACGGTAAGCCTGAATTGCTGATCAGGGCAATTGAGATCGTTAGAACTCTTGATCCTACAGGTGTTGGCGCCGGAGATGAAGTCGAAGCGCTGGAAATGCAGCTGAAAGAAATGGGTTTCACAACCGACAGTCTTGAATATCGAATAGTAACCACTCATTTTGATGAGATGACAGAGAAAAGGATAAAACAGATTGCAGGCGCGGAAAACGTTTCACCGCATGAAGTACAGGAAGCAATTGACAGAATATCCATTCTGAATCCCTGGCCGGGAAACGAGTTCTCATCCAGCGCCAATGCTGCCGTCATACCTGATATCATAATCATCAGAGTAAAAGATCATTTTGAAGCTGTTCTGAATGACAACAGATTTCCGAGATTGATGATATCCGTCAGAAACAGACAGATTCTTGAATCACCTAACACTCCTCCGAAGGAGAAAGAGTATGTGGTTAAAAAATTCCAGAAAGCATCCTGGTTCATTAAGGCAATCGCGCAGCGC from Candidatus Aegiribacteria sp. encodes the following:
- the rpoN gene encoding RNA polymerase factor sigma-54, which encodes MPELRMNQNLRLSQTQKLVLTQKIRQALEILQLPSIDLENLIRKELQENPLLEKEVNQQKEPEKTDDGKSQKSEADSWDEEPSRSDSVESDPLDILKRIEEHTGEYTHNSRQTDDDSWTPEPPSELTLSEYLLQQVYALMLPDNLEDAVVYIVYSLNRHGLLFLTEQELESGWNGKPELLIRAIEIVRTLDPTGVGAGDEVEALEMQLKEMGFTTDSLEYRIVTTHFDEMTEKRIKQIAGAENVSPHEVQEAIDRISILNPWPGNEFSSSANAAVIPDIIIIRVKDHFEAVLNDNRFPRLMISVRNRQILESPNTPPKEKEYVVKKFQKASWFIKAIAQRQETVTRIGNFLAEYQSNFFEHGIEGLRPLTLQIVADSLGYNQSTISRAINGKYLQSPRGIYEIRFFFSRALPGEDGDVSSRSVKDELRKLIRKEDKSKPLSDAKLVLTLEAQGMTVKRRTVANYRSDMNIPSARQRKRY